Genomic segment of Bos taurus isolate L1 Dominette 01449 registration number 42190680 breed Hereford chromosome X, ARS-UCD2.0, whole genome shotgun sequence:
AACAAGAGAGCTatagacttttcactttcatcagttaGCAAGCCACAGGAGCCCTCAGAAGCCAGCTACACAGAAGGGTTGAGTAGTAATCACAAGTATGTCATGGATGTCTGTCAGATAGGAGGCATGCACACTGACAAAGTGAGTGATATACAAAGAACattacaaaatatacaaatggacaACAGCATCTTTAAATGAAGTAGGTGTTAGAGGTGTTAGGCCAAGTCAAAATTGGCTGAACTCAGCATCTAGCCATTAGTTTGAAACCTTTTCATTGACTGTATTGGTGAATTCAACAAGTCACCTGTCAGCAATGAGCGAACTTTTAAGagtgggaaaaataataaaataatgtcataaCACAGGATCTACAGTGTGATATGCCCTGATAGTTAACATATAAGGTTGTTCTCTgagtataaaaattttaagatccATAGACAATATGGGAGTAAATCAAGAGACTGGGAAATTTGGGAACAGGCAAAATTCCACAGAAATTCATATCAATGTAACTTCTGAAAAATAGTACTAGGATATgactaaaatgtatttttttcttccatttttattgagatacaattgataTACAACACTGTGTAAGGTTAAGATGAACAGGATATGACTGAAATTTAGTAAGCAGAAAGCAAATCAACTGTATGATTCTGTGTTTAGAGAAAGATCATGTGCAGTGAGGGGGCTTATTCAAACAGGAGTATATGAAAAGAAGAGTCAGAGGAAAATGTTGATAGTTCCCACCCAAGCACTGTCTGGAGGAGAGGAAGTCTTGGCTAAGATGCGTGGAAAAATTAGCTTTCTTTGGCAGAGCCATCCCCATGATATGTAAGTGTACTTCAAGTTTCTTAGCTGAAAGCCACTTCTTAAAGTGCACCAATGCCCTTGCTCTCTGATTGCAGGCTTACTACGCAACCTTCTGAAGTTGTGGCTTCCCAAGTAGTAGCTTGCCAACGGGGAGAGAAGGGGCTGGTAAAACTAACAGAAACCTCTAGTACCCCTGATGGTTGTACTTCTCAGGATAAATTTTTCAGTTGTCATTTTCTCGTGAGACTTAGCTTCCCTGTGGCCTTCTTACAGGGAGGGAATGCAGAAATCCATGGGTTTGGGCATTCAGATATAGATTTATATATGTCTCTCTGAATGAGAGTCTTCACTTGATACAGGCATCTGCTCTCACTATACAGACAAATTCAGGTATTGATCATGAAGGGATGACCGTAAGACTTTGTACTGTCGATGTGACTGTGTGGAATCCTGTCAAGGAAGTCAGGTAGCTTTGGCCTAGAAGACAGCCTTGTGCACCACCATTTCAGAACTGCACCTCTCTAATGTTCAGTGACAACTAACGCATGCTGTGGCAGATAGACCCCCAGCACCTCAGTCACAGCTGGACAAAAGATGCATATCCAAAGTAGTTAAAGTGCTCCTGCAAATCCACAATAACCTCTGAAACAGTTTACAGTTCtccctgggaaaagaaaggaaatgcatttcacattttaaatgccCTGTCATTTTCCACAGCAAAAGGGTGGTCATTGTGCCCAAAACAAACTGACTCAATACTTACTCTCTTACTGAAATTTAAACCTGAGCAAAGATAGAAAACCAAATATCAGTGGAAGTTTATGGCGTCCTGAAGAGACCATCTATCGGTTCCTCCTACCTTAACACCTCAGAGCTGATGCTGGTCTTCAAAATTCCCTCACTGTTTAAGTTAAACAGATgtggtttctgttgcttgcagTCAAACAAAATTAACTAATATACAACACAAAAACAACACGATACAAAAAGTAATACAGCTTTTAAAGATAGCAATcttctatcatttatttttcttaccctCCAAAATTCCATCAGTGTTACCATCTGCTGatccttttctgtttttgaatACTTTATAAATCTTGCATCATATATGACCATATACTGATTTAAGCCAAAAGGTTCCTTTTGACAGTGGACTCACATAGTCTTTTGAAGACTTGTCTGAGGGATTGCTTAAGGATtttcccattttgctttttaaatggtaTGTCAGGCAAATAGCATGcccttaaataaatatttgttggtggGTGTATAATGGAgggaaaatagattttaaatgtcAGTCCCCAGGTTCGGTTGTAGGAATTGTGGATCAAAATGACAAAGAGAATTAAAAGGGTTATCATTCCCATGGGGTTAGGAAGTTTAAGAGAGGGAGTGGATCCAAACAGGAAAGATCTGACAGCCTGGGATAATGGTGGTCAGGGGTTATACAttggaaaaattgaaaaatataccaAAGGGGAGAGAGATTTTTAACTAATGAGGAGAGATAAGAGTGGAGCTTTTGTCCCTGAAGCATGGCTAAGTAAGAGTTGTGAAATGAGTCCTTATTGTAGAGCCATGTCAATGACACCTGTCTTTCTTAAGTTTTACATGCTCTGCAGTTCTTTCTAatgtatatattcaaaataaataaaagccactTTTTAAGTTCTTAGCAGCCAAAAGTTGAATGATAGTTAAATCTGCAAGTTCTGTTAGTAAGGCTTCATAAATATAAATCAATTTCTTTGGAGAAGTAAAATAAAGGATGATAAGAAGAACAGTGTAAGGAGAGGATGGCAAAACAAATGAGTTAGGGGTTTAGAAAGATGAGTTgtaatgttggtgtgtttgaacTATAAATGTTTAAGGAAGACCAGAAAGTTGTGACATGTTCTTGACTTGTGAGTTTTTCACCAGCAAGGCACTCTGGGCTTCCTGGTTCACCTCCTGAAAGGGCCTCCCCCACACAGGGGCCCCTCACCCAGGGAGCTTCCTGCTGGGGTGTCAGATTTCAATGTTCTAAGAAAGAGGCTGCCTGAAGGGTTTATATTTAGAGCATGACTCCCCAGCGGGGACAGCTGGATGTCTGGGAACTAAGTTCTGCAGACTTTGTTACTACCTTCTGGGATTATTCTGAGGGACTTGTATAGATAGTACAGTGAAATTGTAACGTAAGGGAGAGGGTGAAAAGACCTCTTTTTCCTGGCAACACTGCTTCGGGTCCTGTGAACTGTGCCTTTTGTGAGGGAAAAAGGCCGTTGATCTCAAGGGCTGTCAGGTTGTTGCAGTGATTTACAGTCACCCACAGACCCTCACCATTATTTCCACTGGAAAAGGCTGAACACCAGGCACTACTAAGAGGACATACAGTGCACAAATGACAAATACCGGAGGTCTTTCACCAATGTGATCAAATGAAAATTCCACCTATCATTTTTATCAATGGGATAGCAGGGAATCCTCTAATTTCTGGATGATTTATGGGTTACACCATGAAACTTGagaatagattttaaataaagaGCTTTGAATGAAGAGCAAGCTAATCTGTGAAGTTACTAATTTGTAAGGTTCATCTGAAGACATAAGATTCATTGAAATTTGGGGTCTGCAGAGAGTCTGTCCTTCAAAACCAGAATGGAAGCCATCCAGCAGTCTTCTCTAACACATAACACTATGAGTTCGGCCAAGAAGAAAGGGATAGTGGTTCACTTCTCTAAACTGGTCACAATTAAAACACTGACCAATTTACTATAGATTCATTTTATCCATCAATTTATAAATCATATTGAAAGtacactggctttgtttgtaagggtatgtttttaaagtttcataTGCTATTTGAAAGCTGCTATCTCCTCTGCAGtcagaagaaaatgttttcaatgtACAAATTAGCTTAAATCAATGAGGCCTTCGTATTAACTAGGAAATcttgttttatacacacacacacacatatttgtattTTCTGACTACAAAATAGTAACTTGAGTCAATTAAGAAAGAATGgaagaaatagaatataaatatattaaaaataggaaCAAAAATCTCCCTGTTACTTGGGCTTTTTTTCCCTGCCCCTCTGCTTAATTTTGGTGCAGAGACTGCATGTGGGAAGGGGTAGAAATGAAGAAAGAGGGGACAGGAGTTTCAGAGCCAAAGAAGGAGTAAGACATTCCCCTCGAAAGAAGTGTAAGTAAATGATAGACCCAGGAAAAGTGTTGCCCTTTTCTGTAATTAGAGAAGGCAAATGCAAACACCAGAGAGCCATGCACTTCTGGCATTGTTACAGAGGAAAAGAGTAACAAGGCCCCTTGTGATGGGGGGAGGTACGGGGCAGGCTGGCGCCTGCCGCACTGCTTGTGGGAGTGGAAATTGGGGGCCAGAGCTCGCTGGTGACGCGGTCGTCACGTGACCAGAGCTGCCTGGAGCAGAAGTACTGCTAGTCGCCTCCGTCTGGGTACCAGCCCCCTATATCACTCTGCAGGCGcgtgaaggaagaaggaaagtggCCACGGGCGTTGCAGGTCGGTATGAACGTGGGCTCTGCTTGGAGGGAGATGGGGTTGGGAGAAGGCCAAGAGCGCCACGGATCCAGGTTCCGGCAGACAGGGGtctgtgtccccttctctcctACTTTCTAAATACTGCCGTCCCCCTCCTCATGCCCATTTTCATGGAAAGAATTGGCGGACTTCGGGCGGCGGGTGAGGGAAGTGAGTGGCTGGCATAGAGTCTCCGAGGAAAGAAAGGTTTCAGGATCAGGGCACTCCTGTCCAGAGTGCTGCTCCGTCCACCAAGCACTCCGTCCCCTCtgtctcccccccaccccccaccgtcTGTCTGCAGGTTTGTAGATCTGTTGGCCAGTAGGTTGCCAGGGAAAGTCGCGGCGAGGGAAGGACCAAAGTGCCTTGGGACCGTGCAGGTCGGTGTGAAGGTGGGATGAGCCTTggcccctgggtggggatggCGGTGGGGATGAGGGAGGGGGGCTGGGATCGCTGCGGGCCGGGTCTGAGCCGCCCTCTCCAGGCCCTTTCCTCCATACCCCCTCCCATTTCAGCGCAGGGAAAGGGGTGTGGCGGCCTTTGCTGGGGAAATGGCGGACGAcaaggggggaggggtggggaaatcAGTGTTAGGAAAGTCAGAAGGGTGTGAGAAATATTTTAAGCTCAAAGGCTGGAAATTCAGAAAAGGGACCTATGTTCTCATTGCTGATCCATCCACTACACTTTAGTTTTCCAAAGCCGGCTATCTGTCGTTCTCTCTGTCCTTCTGCCAGACTGTCCATCAATCACTGTGGAAGGACTATTGACCACAGAAGACAAGAAGAAGGAATTTACCTGGCTTTGGTAGAGGTTGGTAGGTGAGACTGCCTCTAAGTCtttggggctgggggtgtggTGGAGGAGGAGACTGCCTGTCACCCCCTGGTGGTTATAGCCCAGCCCCAACTCCTGCCCTTCTCTGTAGGCCCTGGGACACAAATGGTGGGTCctgaggggagacagaggataacggaaaagaacaaagaacttaTTGCCAAATAATCCGCTTCTCTCAGCTGGAACTCAAACTCCACTCTGTCGGGTGAGGCAAAAATCCAGGTATTGCCAAAAGCCCTAATATCATTTTTCACCCATAGATTCATCACAGGAGAGCCTCAGGAGCCTGGAATAGGCTGAAGCTGTCTCCCCTCCACCATCACTCACCCTGGTCTTAAGAACCCTCTTCTTTCAGGTGAAACAAGACCCTCTCCTGTTCTGTCCTACCCCACGCCCCACCCCCAGCTGAACGGATCTGAACATGGGCCGGGCTCGGGAAGTGGGTTGGATGGCTGCAGGACTGATGATTGGGGCTGGTGCCTGCTACTGCGTTTACAAACTAACCATAGGAAGAGATGACAGTGAGAAgtcggaggaggaggaagaggaatggGATGATGAGCGGGAACTGGATGACGAGGAGCGCGAGATTTGGTTTGACTTGACAACTATGGCACGGCCCTGGAGTGAGGATGGGGACTGGACTGAACCAGGGGCACCCGGTGGTGCTGAGGACAGACCTTCAGGTGGGGGCAAAGCCAGTCGAACATACCTGGTAAAACAGCGCCCGTTCCCTTATGAACACAAAAATACTTGGAGTGCTCAGAGctttaaaaatttctgttgtGCTCTTGGCCTCTCCAAGGGCCCTTTCATTCAGGGAAAAATGTTGTTAGCTGAGCCCAAGGATGCGAGTTTTTCATTTAGCCATGATATCAACAGTCATTTGGCCAGCCTCTCCATTGATGGAAACACAATCCCGACTCCCGACCCTGCTGTTGAGGAGGGAAAGGCTTTGTATGTCCCAGATAACTTGAATGCCAGTGTTGAAAATCAGGGCCAGATGAAGACGTGCATCAGCCAAGTGTGTCGGGAGACTGTGTCACTTTGCTGCAACTCATTTCTGCAGCAGGCTGGATTAAATTTGTTAATAAGCATGACAGTTATTAAGAACATGCTTGCCAAGTCCGTTCCAGGCTTGATGCTTCCTTTGATACCAGAGGGAAGTGAATGTGCTGAGGGGCAGGTTGTGAAACCCCTGACGGGTTTGTCTGAAAAGCCAGCCTTGTCGGGGGAGTTGCTGAGAGCCCAAGTGCTATGGCCCTTCCTGCCCCTCTTTATCAGGAACACAAACAGACAGCTTCTCTCAGAAACCCTGGCCTCTTAAGTGGCCCCTCCAGCAGGGTGGGACTGATCCACTCCAAAACAAAGCCCAGTCAGTGGGTGAACACACACTTGTGTTCTCAAAGACTCTGCAGTGGGTGCTATTGAAGACCCAGCCTTAGCTGGCTCAGCACATCTCTGGGTGAAAGTTGCATTTGCTAAATCCAGGACCACACTCTTCCTGGTCAGGCAGGGGTTCCCACAGAGCTTTGAGTAACCTCTTGGTTTTTCAGTCTGCAGGCAATGTGCATTGTAAATTGCTCCCTTGCAGCCTTCTTCCTGTGGTAAAGGGGTCCTTTCAGCTGCCAGCTGTGGTTAAAGAACAACATGTTCTAGCCTCAGTGGGGATGCCTGGCCTGTGGTGGTCGCTGTGTCTAAGCTGGACCATGTTGGGGAGACCAGACCCATGTGGGGGCTTGTGCCAAAAACGTATCAGTTGCTGCTTAGATGGGATTCTTTCCATTTACACTCTTTTCTTTGCAAGCCTATGAACGATACCTATTGAGCAAAAAAGTACACCCCTCTTCTATGTGCTGTACTGACTTAACCTTGTCTACCAAGTCTGCATTTTTATGTATCATCAATAAAGCTGTGTGCTTTAACTGGCAAAAATGAGACACGGTACTTGGTTCTGAATCTCTAGTCTGCGTGAGGGGACAGAGCAAAATACAAGATCCATGCTAACTGACTGGGGGCATTTGCTCCTGGCAGATGCCCACTTAGCAGTGCCCACAGGAGGCTGGGGAAGAGATGAGCTGCAGGGTTCAGGAGGAGCCTCCagaaggggctgggggaggggctggggcagggaagggggtggggggtgggattaAGAAGGACTCTTGGGTGGACTAGAAGAGGCAACACCTTGAAGCAGGCAGCACAGTGCCTGATGCAGAGAAATCCTTCCCTCGATGAAGGTGTCTTTCCTCGCCTGCTGGCCTAGAGAAGAAGGTCAGTACCGTTGGGTTGGTCTGTGTGTCCCTGTCGTCCCACT
This window contains:
- the ARMCX6 gene encoding protein ARMCX6 isoform X1 → MGRAREVGWMAAGLMIGAGACYCVYKLTIGRDDSEKSEEEEEEWDDERELDDEEREIWFDLTTMARPWSEDGDWTEPGAPGGAEDRPSGGGKASRTYLVKQRPFPYEHKNTWSAQSFKNFCCALGLSKGPFIQGKMLLAEPKDASFSFSHDINSHLASLSIDGNTIPTPDPAVEEGKALYVPDNLNASVENQGQMKTCISQVCRETVSLCCNSFLQQAGLNLLISMTVIKNMLAKSVPGLMLPLIPEGSECAEGQVVKPLTGLSEKPALSGELLRAQVLWPFLPLFIRNTNRQLLSETLAS